One part of the Lapillicoccus jejuensis genome encodes these proteins:
- a CDS encoding LLM class F420-dependent oxidoreductase, with amino-acid sequence MTTFGYTLMTEQSGPRELVRYATAAERAGFSFAVSSDHYSPWLSAQGHAPYAWTVLGAVAQATTDLELMTYVTCPTIRYHPAVVAQKAATLGVLSDGRFTLGLGAGENLNEHVAGQGWPSVDARQEMLVEAIRIIRELHAGELVTFHGDYFDVESARIWDLPEGGVPIGVATSGEKSIARFGPLADHLIAVEPDASLVEGWNALEGKPRIGAGARAIGQIPISWGPDRDEAVQRAHEQFRWFAGGWAVNADLPTTAGFAAATQFVRPEDVAESIPCGPDLDAVVEAVKPYWEAGFTDIALVQVGDELQERFLAEAAQPLLEKLRAAAPSA; translated from the coding sequence GTGACGACTTTCGGATACACACTCATGACCGAGCAGAGCGGACCGCGCGAGCTGGTGCGGTACGCCACCGCCGCCGAGCGGGCGGGCTTCTCCTTCGCGGTCTCGAGCGACCACTACTCCCCCTGGCTCTCGGCCCAGGGGCACGCGCCGTACGCCTGGACCGTGCTCGGCGCCGTCGCCCAGGCGACGACCGACCTCGAGCTGATGACCTACGTCACCTGCCCGACCATCCGCTACCACCCGGCGGTCGTGGCGCAGAAGGCGGCGACGCTCGGCGTCCTCAGCGACGGGCGCTTCACGCTCGGTCTCGGGGCCGGCGAGAACCTCAACGAGCACGTCGCCGGGCAGGGGTGGCCGTCGGTCGACGCCCGCCAGGAGATGCTCGTCGAGGCCATCCGGATCATCCGCGAGCTGCACGCGGGCGAGCTGGTGACCTTCCACGGCGACTACTTCGACGTCGAGTCGGCCCGGATCTGGGACCTGCCCGAGGGCGGCGTCCCGATCGGGGTCGCCACGAGCGGGGAGAAGTCCATCGCGCGGTTCGGCCCGCTCGCCGACCACCTCATCGCCGTCGAGCCCGACGCCTCGCTCGTCGAGGGCTGGAACGCGCTCGAGGGCAAGCCGCGGATCGGCGCGGGCGCGCGCGCCATCGGGCAGATCCCCATCTCCTGGGGTCCGGACCGGGACGAGGCGGTGCAGCGGGCGCACGAGCAGTTCCGCTGGTTCGCCGGTGGGTGGGCCGTCAACGCCGACCTGCCGACCACCGCGGGGTTCGCCGCGGCGACCCAGTTCGTGCGGCCCGAGGACGTCGCCGAGAGCATCCCCTGTGGGCCCGACCTCGACGCGGTCGTCGAGGCGGTCAAGCCCTACTGGGAGGCCGGGTTCACCGACATCGCCCTCGTCCAGGTCGGCGACGAGCTGCAGGAGCGGTTCCTCGCCGAGGCGGCGCAGCCGCTGCTGGAGAAGCTGCGGGCGGCGGCCCCGTCGGCCTGA
- the selB gene encoding selenocysteine-specific translation elongation factor, translated as MHVLATAGHVDHGKSTLVRALTGQEPDRWAEERRRGMTIDLGYAWTTLPSGRTLAVVDVPGHERFIGNMLAGVGPVTAVLVVVAADEGWRRQSAEHLAAVDALGLDRGLLAVTRSDLADPGPATAQARAAIARSSLGDVEAVAVSGATGQGLDELRAALDRLVARLPEPAADDPVRLWVDRAFTVRGSGTVVTGTLGAGTVTAGDELELRGERVVVRGVQALGAPVTSVTGVARAALNLRGVAREAVARGDVLLTPGAWPTTGEVDVRLRAPLDAAADDADGPGVDAASLPAQLVLHVGTASVPVRVRPLVPGEPLARLRLASALPLRAGDRAVLRDPGRHAVAAGVVVLDADPPPLRRRGAAARWAGELAGVQGAPDLRREVERRGAVPEVRLRALGVEPPTTAPAGLRRVAGWWVSDERWSGWVRDLTATADARAASRPLDPVVPAEEARHAAGLPDAALLRPVADAAGLLLDHGRVRRPGVVADLGAAEAGMAALEAVLTADPFAAPERPQLHEWGLGPRELAAAERVGRLVRLGDDVVLLPTGPARAMRVLAGLEQPFTTSEARQALATTRRVAIPLLEHLDRRGWTRRLDGTRREVVRRG; from the coding sequence GTGCACGTCCTCGCCACCGCCGGGCACGTCGACCACGGCAAGTCGACGCTCGTGCGCGCCCTGACCGGGCAGGAACCGGACCGGTGGGCCGAGGAGCGCCGGCGGGGGATGACCATCGACCTCGGCTACGCGTGGACGACCCTGCCGTCGGGGCGGACGCTGGCCGTCGTCGACGTCCCGGGGCACGAGCGGTTCATCGGCAACATGCTCGCCGGCGTGGGTCCGGTCACCGCGGTGCTCGTCGTCGTCGCCGCCGACGAGGGCTGGCGGCGCCAGTCCGCCGAGCACCTGGCCGCCGTCGACGCCCTCGGCCTGGACCGGGGGCTGCTCGCCGTCACCCGCAGCGACCTCGCCGACCCCGGCCCCGCGACGGCGCAGGCGCGGGCGGCCATCGCGCGCAGCAGCCTCGGCGACGTCGAGGCGGTCGCCGTCTCCGGGGCCACCGGTCAGGGACTGGACGAGCTGCGCGCGGCGCTCGACCGGCTGGTCGCCCGGCTGCCGGAGCCCGCCGCGGACGACCCGGTCCGGCTCTGGGTCGACCGGGCGTTCACCGTGCGCGGCAGCGGCACCGTCGTCACCGGCACCCTGGGGGCCGGCACGGTCACCGCCGGGGACGAGCTCGAGCTGCGCGGGGAACGGGTGGTCGTGCGCGGGGTGCAGGCCCTCGGGGCCCCGGTGACGTCGGTCACCGGGGTCGCGCGGGCCGCGCTCAACCTGCGCGGGGTCGCGCGCGAGGCGGTCGCGCGCGGCGACGTGCTGCTCACCCCGGGGGCGTGGCCGACCACGGGCGAGGTCGACGTCCGGCTGCGGGCGCCCCTGGACGCCGCCGCCGACGACGCGGACGGCCCCGGCGTCGACGCGGCGTCGCTGCCCGCCCAGCTGGTCCTGCACGTCGGGACGGCGTCCGTCCCCGTCCGGGTGCGTCCGCTCGTGCCGGGGGAGCCGCTCGCCCGGCTGCGGCTGGCCTCGGCCCTGCCGCTGCGTGCGGGGGACCGCGCCGTCCTGCGCGACCCGGGCCGGCACGCCGTCGCCGCCGGGGTCGTCGTCCTCGACGCGGACCCGCCGCCGCTGCGGCGCCGCGGGGCCGCCGCCCGGTGGGCGGGGGAGCTGGCCGGGGTCCAGGGGGCGCCGGACCTGCGCCGGGAGGTGGAGCGGCGCGGCGCCGTACCGGAGGTGCGGCTGCGGGCGCTCGGCGTCGAGCCTCCGACGACGGCCCCCGCCGGGCTGCGGCGGGTCGCCGGCTGGTGGGTGAGCGACGAGCGCTGGTCCGGGTGGGTGCGCGACCTCACCGCCACCGCCGACGCGCGGGCGGCGTCGCGCCCGCTCGACCCGGTGGTCCCCGCCGAGGAGGCGCGGCACGCCGCCGGCCTCCCCGACGCCGCGCTGCTGCGCCCCGTCGCCGACGCCGCCGGCCTCCTGCTCGACCACGGCCGCGTCCGCCGACCCGGGGTCGTCGCCGACCTCGGCGCCGCCGAGGCCGGGATGGCCGCCCTGGAGGCCGTGCTGACGGCGGACCCCTTCGCGGCGCCCGAGCGCCCGCAGCTGCACGAGTGGGGGCTCGGCCCGCGCGAGCTGGCCGCCGCCGAGCGGGTGGGCCGGCTGGTCCGGCTCGGCGACGACGTCGTCCTCCTGCCCACCGGCCCGGCGCGGGCCATGCGCGTCCTCGCCGGGCTGGAGCAGCCGTTCACGACGAGCGAGGCGCGCCAGGCGCTCGCGACCACCCGCCGGGTCGCCATCCCGCTGCTGGAGCACCTCGACCGGCGCGGCTGGACCCGCCGTCTCGACGGGACCCGGCGCGAGGTCGTGCGCCGCGGCTGA
- the selA gene encoding L-seryl-tRNA(Sec) selenium transferase, which produces MPDDDPRRRVPRTDVLLADPRLVEAVRRLGPGPVKEAVTAAQQRARAGALPPEDVADAAFAALPTRPASMRPVLNATGVVLHTNLGRAPLSPAAVEAVTAAAGYVDVEYDVATGRRARRGRGALAALRAAVPAAGDVLVVNNGAAALVLATTALAAGREVVVSRGEMVEIGDGFRLPDLIASTGARLREVGTTNRTSLADYAAALGPDTGCVLKVHPSNFRVEGFTSAVGVRELSMLGVPVVVDVGSGLLHPEPLLPDEPDATTALTDGASVVTGSGDKLLGGPQAGLLLGTAEVVERLRRHPLARALRVDKLTLAAMEATLRGPATPAHLALHADGGTLRRRTESLARRLAPAHPEVEVVPCAGAVGGGGAPGLVLPGWAVALPEELAPALRTGDPVVVARVERGRTLLDLRCVPDADDERLVAAVVAALARTGAEG; this is translated from the coding sequence GTGCCCGACGACGACCCGCGCCGACGCGTCCCGCGCACCGACGTCCTGCTCGCCGACCCGCGGCTCGTCGAGGCGGTGCGGCGGCTCGGTCCGGGTCCGGTCAAGGAGGCGGTGACCGCCGCCCAGCAGCGGGCCCGCGCCGGCGCCCTGCCCCCGGAGGACGTCGCCGACGCCGCGTTCGCCGCGCTGCCCACCCGGCCGGCCTCGATGCGCCCCGTCCTCAACGCCACCGGGGTCGTCCTGCACACCAACCTCGGGCGCGCCCCGCTGTCGCCCGCCGCCGTCGAGGCCGTCACCGCGGCCGCCGGCTACGTCGACGTCGAGTACGACGTCGCCACCGGCCGCCGCGCCCGTCGCGGCCGGGGCGCCCTCGCCGCGCTGCGGGCCGCCGTCCCCGCCGCGGGTGACGTGCTCGTCGTCAACAACGGCGCCGCCGCGCTCGTGCTCGCCACCACCGCGCTCGCCGCCGGGCGCGAGGTCGTCGTCAGCCGCGGCGAGATGGTCGAGATCGGCGACGGCTTCCGGCTGCCGGACCTCATCGCCTCCACCGGGGCGCGGCTGCGCGAGGTCGGCACGACCAACCGCACGTCGCTCGCCGACTACGCCGCCGCGCTCGGTCCCGACACCGGCTGCGTCCTCAAGGTGCACCCGAGCAACTTCCGCGTCGAGGGCTTCACCTCCGCCGTCGGGGTGCGCGAGCTGTCGATGCTCGGCGTGCCGGTCGTCGTCGACGTCGGGTCCGGCCTGCTGCACCCCGAGCCGCTGCTGCCCGACGAGCCGGACGCGACCACGGCGCTCACCGACGGCGCCTCGGTCGTCACCGGCAGCGGCGACAAGCTGCTCGGCGGTCCGCAGGCCGGCCTCCTGCTCGGCACCGCCGAGGTCGTCGAGCGGCTGCGCCGCCACCCGCTCGCCCGGGCCCTGCGCGTCGACAAGCTCACCCTCGCCGCGATGGAGGCCACCCTGCGTGGCCCGGCCACCCCGGCGCACCTCGCGCTGCACGCCGACGGTGGGACGCTGCGTCGCCGTACGGAGTCCCTGGCCCGCCGGCTCGCCCCCGCCCACCCGGAGGTCGAGGTCGTCCCCTGCGCCGGCGCCGTCGGCGGCGGGGGAGCGCCCGGGCTCGTGCTGCCCGGCTGGGCCGTCGCGCTGCCCGAGGAGCTGGCCCCGGCGCTGCGCACGGGCGACCCCGTCGTCGTCGCCCGCGTCGAGCGCGGCCGGACGCTGCTGGACCTGCGGTGCGTGCCCGACGCGGACGACGAGCGGCTCGTCGCCGCCGTCGTCGCCGCCCTGGCCCGTACCGGCGCGGAGGGCTGA
- a CDS encoding IS110 family transposase, producing MVVVGADVHKRTHTFVAVDEVGRQAGQRTVEATTAGHAQALRWARERFPGQDLTWAVEDCRHLSARLERDLLSAGQKVVRVPPKMMAEQRRVARTRGKSDPIDALAVARAFLREPSLPVASHDEISREAKLLVDRREALVGTRTRTINSLLWRVHELDPAHAPKERSLDKAKHQQTLRAWLLTVRGIVAELALDELDDVIALTVRIKELQRRIGALARRHAPSLLAMPGCGELSAAKLLGESAGVTRFKSEAAFARHAGIAPIPVWSGSTAGRVRMTRSGNRQLNAAIHRIAITQARMPGTLGRAYYEKKLAEGKSKTEALRCLKRRLARVAFHHLTTDHHNRHHAALPAAA from the coding sequence ATGGTTGTTGTTGGCGCGGATGTGCACAAGCGCACGCACACGTTCGTCGCAGTCGACGAGGTCGGCCGCCAGGCCGGGCAGCGCACGGTCGAGGCCACCACCGCCGGGCACGCGCAGGCGTTGCGGTGGGCGCGGGAACGGTTCCCCGGTCAGGACCTGACCTGGGCGGTCGAGGACTGCCGGCACCTGTCGGCTCGGTTGGAGCGGGACCTGCTCAGCGCTGGTCAGAAGGTGGTGCGGGTGCCACCGAAGATGATGGCCGAGCAGCGTCGGGTGGCGCGGACCCGGGGCAAGTCCGACCCGATCGACGCGTTGGCCGTGGCGCGGGCGTTCCTGCGTGAGCCGTCGCTGCCGGTGGCCTCGCACGACGAGATCTCCCGCGAGGCCAAGCTGCTGGTCGACCGACGAGAGGCGTTGGTGGGTACCCGGACCCGCACGATCAACAGCCTGCTGTGGCGGGTGCACGAGCTGGACCCGGCCCACGCCCCGAAGGAGCGGTCGTTGGACAAGGCCAAGCACCAGCAGACGCTGCGGGCGTGGCTGCTCACGGTGCGCGGGATCGTGGCCGAGCTGGCGTTGGACGAGCTGGACGACGTCATCGCGCTGACCGTGCGGATCAAGGAGCTGCAGCGCCGGATCGGGGCCCTGGCCCGCCGGCACGCCCCGAGCCTGCTGGCGATGCCCGGGTGCGGGGAGCTGTCCGCGGCCAAGCTGCTGGGCGAGTCCGCCGGGGTCACCCGGTTCAAGAGCGAGGCCGCGTTCGCCCGCCACGCCGGTATCGCGCCCATCCCGGTGTGGTCCGGCAGCACCGCCGGCCGAGTGCGGATGACCCGCTCGGGCAACCGCCAGCTCAACGCCGCCATCCACCGCATCGCGATCACCCAGGCCCGCATGCCCGGCACACTCGGCCGGGCTTACTACGAGAAGAAGCTCGCCGAGGGCAAGTCGAAGACCGAGGCCCTGCGCTGCCTCAAACGCCGCCTGGCCCGCGTCGCCTTCCACCACCTGACCACCGACCACCACAACCGTCACCACGCTGCCCTCCCGGCAGCGGCTTGA
- a CDS encoding MerR family transcriptional regulator, which translates to MAERAGTTPSTLRSWDRRYGVGPSDRTNGNHRRYTHLDVLRVLTMGRLIGQGVPAQAAATSVLSLTDDDLLEENRDAPLIASAGPRDRSAAGAGVARSASSSAARGTARSTVTTADPAAGDGAPRRLHVADVDDEVAAAAEEREARETPVRLDGSDLVDHPTVRALLAATRALDAPTIAHLTRQVLRRHEVGAAWDDVLAPTLRAIGRMWELGELGVDAEHLVSELLGSELRAVARTGGLRVAATPILLGAADEEQHHLPLLALEAALAGHGQATMYLGPRLPSSALARAITRTHATSVFLWASISRRPQDVLWDRLIGLEAPVHVVLGGPGWTSIPVLPARLHVEVVGSMREAVTALAS; encoded by the coding sequence GTGGCCGAGCGGGCGGGGACGACCCCGTCGACGCTGCGCTCGTGGGACCGCCGGTACGGCGTCGGGCCCAGCGACCGCACCAACGGCAACCACCGCCGATACACCCACCTCGACGTGCTCCGCGTGCTCACGATGGGTCGGCTCATCGGGCAGGGCGTGCCGGCGCAGGCGGCAGCGACCTCGGTCCTGTCGCTCACCGACGACGACCTCCTCGAGGAGAACCGCGACGCCCCGCTCATCGCCTCGGCGGGCCCTCGCGACCGCTCGGCGGCCGGCGCCGGGGTGGCCAGGTCCGCCTCGTCCTCCGCAGCGAGGGGAACGGCCCGCTCCACCGTCACGACCGCCGACCCGGCTGCCGGCGACGGCGCTCCCCGACGCCTGCATGTGGCCGACGTCGACGACGAGGTGGCGGCGGCGGCCGAGGAGCGCGAGGCCCGCGAGACACCTGTCCGACTGGACGGGTCCGACCTGGTCGACCACCCCACCGTCCGAGCCCTCCTCGCGGCGACGCGCGCCCTGGACGCACCGACCATCGCCCACCTGACCCGTCAGGTGCTGCGCCGTCACGAGGTGGGGGCCGCCTGGGACGACGTCCTGGCCCCGACCCTGCGCGCCATCGGGCGGATGTGGGAGCTCGGTGAGCTCGGCGTCGACGCCGAGCACCTGGTGAGCGAGCTGCTCGGCAGCGAGCTGCGGGCCGTCGCCCGCACGGGGGGTCTGCGCGTCGCCGCGACCCCGATCCTGCTCGGCGCGGCCGACGAGGAGCAGCACCACCTGCCGCTGCTGGCGCTCGAGGCGGCGCTGGCCGGCCACGGCCAGGCGACCATGTACCTCGGTCCCCGGCTGCCGTCGTCGGCCCTCGCCCGCGCCATCACCCGCACCCACGCCACGAGCGTGTTCCTGTGGGCCTCGATCTCGCGCCGGCCTCAGGACGTCCTGTGGGACCGCCTCATCGGCCTCGAGGCCCCGGTCCACGTCGTCCTCGGGGGTCCCGGCTGGACCTCGATCCCGGTGCTGCCGGCGCGCCTGCACGTCGAGGTCGTCGGGTCCATGCGCGAAGCCGTCACCGCCCTCGCGAGCTGA